From one Jatrophihabitans sp. genomic stretch:
- the atpA gene encoding F0F1 ATP synthase subunit alpha: MAELTISAEEIRTALEGYVSSYSPETSREEVGTVADIGDGIAHVEGLPSVMTNELLRFEGGTLGLALNLDVRDIGVVILGDDSEIIEGQQVKRTGEVLSVPVGDAFLGRVVNPLGIPIDGLGDINSDARRALELQAPSVVMRQEVREPLLTGIKAIDAMTAIGRGQRQLIIGDRQTGKSTVALDAIINQRENWATGDPKQQVRCIYVAIGQKGSTIAGARKALEEAGALEYTTIVAAPASDSAGFKYLAPYTGSAIGQHWMYDSKHVLIVFDDLSKQAEAYRAVSLLLRRPPGREAYPGDVFYLHSRLLERCAKLSDELGGGSMTGLPIIETKGNDVSAYIPTNVISITDGQCFLETDLFNAGVRPAINVGISVSRVGGAAQTKAMKSVAGRLRVDLAQYRELEAFAAFGSDLDKASQQQLRRGSRLVELLKQPAASPFPAEREVVSIWAGTTGQLDDLEVADVRPFEAALHDYIANDKQEIFDSIINTGRLEDDTIAQLERAVVEVKAQFTSTVTKKADGQPRPRRDDNQPESRRADGQSESGRADNQLESQRADNADSAVPAGATAAGATAQEDVK; this comes from the coding sequence ATGGCTGAGCTGACGATCTCTGCCGAAGAGATCCGGACCGCACTCGAGGGCTACGTGTCCTCGTACTCGCCGGAAACCTCCCGCGAAGAGGTCGGGACCGTCGCTGACATCGGTGACGGCATCGCCCACGTCGAGGGCCTGCCCAGCGTGATGACCAACGAGCTGCTCCGGTTCGAGGGCGGCACCCTCGGGCTCGCGCTGAACCTCGACGTCCGTGACATCGGTGTCGTCATCCTGGGTGACGACTCCGAGATCATCGAGGGCCAGCAGGTCAAGCGGACCGGCGAGGTCCTGTCGGTCCCGGTCGGCGACGCCTTCCTGGGCCGGGTGGTCAACCCGCTGGGCATCCCGATCGACGGCCTCGGCGACATCAACTCCGACGCCCGTCGCGCTCTGGAGCTGCAGGCGCCCTCGGTGGTGATGCGTCAGGAGGTCCGCGAGCCGCTGTTGACCGGCATCAAGGCCATCGACGCGATGACCGCGATCGGCCGGGGCCAGCGCCAGCTGATCATCGGCGACCGGCAGACCGGTAAGAGCACCGTCGCCCTGGACGCGATCATCAACCAGCGCGAGAACTGGGCGACCGGTGACCCGAAGCAGCAGGTGCGCTGCATCTACGTCGCCATCGGCCAGAAGGGCTCCACCATCGCCGGCGCCCGCAAGGCCCTGGAGGAGGCCGGCGCGCTGGAGTACACCACCATCGTCGCCGCCCCCGCCTCGGACTCGGCCGGCTTCAAGTACCTGGCCCCCTACACCGGCTCGGCCATCGGCCAGCACTGGATGTATGACAGCAAGCACGTCCTGATCGTGTTCGACGACCTCTCCAAGCAGGCCGAGGCCTACCGCGCCGTGTCGCTGCTGCTGCGCCGCCCGCCGGGCCGCGAGGCCTACCCGGGCGACGTGTTCTACCTGCACTCGCGCCTGCTCGAGCGCTGCGCCAAGCTGTCCGACGAGCTCGGCGGCGGCTCGATGACCGGCCTGCCGATCATCGAGACCAAGGGCAACGACGTCTCGGCCTACATCCCCACCAACGTCATCTCGATCACCGACGGCCAGTGCTTCCTGGAGACCGACCTGTTCAACGCCGGCGTCCGCCCGGCCATCAACGTCGGCATCTCGGTGTCGCGCGTCGGCGGCGCCGCGCAGACCAAAGCGATGAAGTCCGTCGCCGGCCGGCTCCGGGTCGACCTTGCCCAGTACCGCGAGCTCGAGGCCTTCGCCGCCTTCGGCTCGGACCTGGACAAGGCCAGCCAGCAGCAACTGCGCCGCGGTTCCCGGCTGGTCGAGCTGCTCAAGCAGCCGGCCGCGTCGCCGTTCCCGGCCGAGCGTGAGGTCGTCTCGATCTGGGCCGGCACCACCGGCCAGCTCGATGACCTCGAGGTCGCCGACGTCCGCCCGTTCGAAGCGGCCCTGCACGATTACATCGCAAACGACAAGCAGGAGATCTTCGACAGCATCATCAACACCGGCAGGCTCGAGGACGACACCATCGCGCAGCTGGAGAGGGCGGTCGTCGAGGTCAAGGCGCAGTTCACCTCCACGGTGACCAAGAAGGCCGACGGCCAGCCCCGGCCCCGGCGGGACGACAACCAGCCCGAGTCCCGGCGGGCCGACGGCCAGTCCGAGTCCGGGCGGGCCGACAACCAGCTTGAGTCCCAGCGGGCCGACAACGCCGATTCGGCCGTTCCGGCAGGCGCCACCGCCGCGGGCGCGACCGCCCAAGAAGACGTGAAGTAG
- a CDS encoding F0F1 ATP synthase subunit delta — protein sequence MIHAAASRSALADLRKRLNAVLPDLSNTLLNWIPLLRRYEDGSRHRELADELYEVAGLLSKQARLRRALGDPSTDAAARADLARSLLRGQVGDVALGLVADAVSMRWSSPWDLADALEILGNDVLLAAAEQDGQLDTVEDELFRFERVLADSGELSAALDETGVPAERRRGLLRSLLGAKVHPITAQLLEHAVTSGRRPTLTLAIDDLLQASEARRAHSVARVLTATELTPEQTERLAAVLTRIYGREINVRTAIDENVKGGLVVRVGNEVIDGSVASRLAAARTVFAG from the coding sequence ATGATCCACGCCGCCGCCTCGCGTTCTGCCCTTGCCGACCTGCGCAAGCGGCTGAACGCGGTGCTGCCCGATTTGTCCAATACTCTCCTCAACTGGATTCCGCTGCTGCGTCGCTATGAGGACGGCAGCCGGCACCGGGAACTGGCCGATGAGCTGTACGAGGTCGCGGGGCTGCTGAGCAAGCAGGCCCGACTGCGACGCGCGCTGGGCGACCCCTCGACCGATGCCGCGGCGCGCGCGGACCTGGCCCGCTCGCTGTTGCGGGGCCAAGTCGGCGACGTGGCGCTGGGACTGGTCGCCGACGCGGTGTCCATGCGCTGGTCATCGCCGTGGGACCTGGCCGACGCCCTGGAGATCCTGGGCAATGACGTGCTGCTGGCTGCGGCCGAGCAGGACGGCCAGCTCGACACCGTCGAGGACGAGCTGTTCCGGTTCGAGCGGGTCCTGGCCGATTCCGGGGAGCTCTCAGCCGCGCTGGACGAGACCGGCGTGCCGGCCGAGCGCCGCCGTGGCCTGCTGCGCTCGCTGCTGGGTGCGAAAGTGCACCCGATCACGGCCCAACTGCTCGAGCACGCGGTGACCAGTGGCCGGCGACCTACCCTGACGTTGGCGATCGATGACCTGCTGCAGGCCAGCGAGGCCCGCCGGGCACACTCGGTCGCCCGGGTGCTGACGGCCACCGAGCTGACCCCGGAGCAGACCGAGCGGCTGGCGGCGGTGCTGACCCGGATCTACGGTCGAGAGATAAACGTACGAACCGCTATCGATGAAAACGTCAAGGGCGGCCTGGTGGTCCGAGTAGGCAACGAGGTCATCGACGGCAGCGTCGCCAGCCGGCTGGCCGCCGCCCGCACCGTATTCGCCGGCTGA
- a CDS encoding MraY family glycosyltransferase has translation MHPSLEYALVGLIAALGTFLCTPLARQVATRWGAVAKPRDRDVHAVDTPRLGGVALLAGFAVAMLVAHALPTLRSTFGNGSEITGVLWGGLIICAVGVLDDRYELDSLTKFAGQVTAAAVMSIVGGIQLLYIYVPFGDIGTIPLDRDASVELTILLTVLTVNAINFIDGLDGLAAGVTAIQGMAFFGYSYHLAQVGNTDIAAAPTLICAGLVGACIGFLPHNFASARIFMGDSGSMLVGLMLAAGATTASSQADPQSLGIKGTLPLYLPLILPLAVLALPLFDLVLAVLRRLRRGQSPFAPDKEHLHHRLMDLGHTHRRAVLLLYFWSAVLAFGAVAMSFSTGPWLVLAVVAGLLAAGLLATAIPRLRSARP, from the coding sequence ATGCACCCGTCCCTGGAATACGCACTGGTCGGCCTGATCGCCGCCCTCGGGACGTTTCTGTGCACCCCGCTGGCCCGCCAGGTCGCCACCCGCTGGGGGGCGGTGGCCAAGCCACGCGACCGGGACGTGCACGCCGTGGACACCCCGCGCCTGGGTGGCGTCGCGCTGCTGGCCGGCTTCGCGGTGGCGATGCTGGTCGCGCACGCCCTGCCCACCCTGCGCAGCACGTTCGGCAACGGCAGTGAGATCACCGGCGTGCTGTGGGGCGGCCTGATCATCTGCGCGGTCGGCGTCCTGGACGATCGCTACGAGCTCGACTCGCTGACCAAGTTCGCCGGCCAGGTCACCGCGGCAGCCGTGATGTCGATCGTCGGCGGCATCCAATTGCTCTACATCTACGTGCCGTTCGGCGACATCGGCACGATTCCGCTGGACCGGGACGCCAGCGTGGAACTGACCATCCTGCTCACCGTGCTGACCGTGAACGCGATCAACTTCATCGACGGCCTGGACGGCCTGGCCGCCGGGGTCACCGCGATCCAGGGGATGGCGTTCTTCGGTTACAGCTATCACCTGGCCCAGGTCGGCAACACCGACATCGCGGCGGCGCCGACGCTGATCTGCGCCGGCCTGGTCGGCGCCTGCATCGGGTTCCTGCCGCACAACTTCGCCTCCGCCCGGATCTTCATGGGCGACTCGGGCTCGATGCTGGTCGGGTTGATGCTCGCGGCCGGGGCGACCACGGCCTCCTCGCAGGCCGATCCGCAGTCCCTCGGCATCAAGGGAACCCTGCCGCTGTACCTGCCGCTGATATTGCCGCTGGCCGTGCTGGCGCTGCCGCTGTTCGACCTGGTGCTGGCGGTGCTGCGGCGGTTGCGGCGCGGCCAGTCGCCGTTCGCGCCCGACAAGGAGCACCTGCACCACCGGCTGATGGACCTGGGCCACACCCATCGCCGGGCGGTCCTGCTGCTGTACTTCTGGTCGGCGGTGCTGGCCTTCGGGGCAGTGGCCATGTCCTTCAGCACCGGGCCCTGGCTGGTGCTGGCGGTGGTGGCCGGCCTGCTGGCGGCCGGCCTGCTGGCGACCGCCATCCCGCGGCTGCGTTCGGCCAGGCCGTGA
- a CDS encoding F0F1 ATP synthase subunit B: MYLTLLAAEEEGHEPNPLGFVLSEFILVLIIFGILLFLISKFVVPRFEKAFDARRDAIEGGIARAEQAQAEAARLLEQYNAQLAEARTEAAQIREGARAEAQHIVEELRTQAQQESARIIARGEEQLAAQRGQVVRELRGEIGVLAIELSEKIVGQRLSDDAAIRGTVDAFLADIERQQAGEQR, from the coding sequence ATGTATCTGACTCTGCTCGCCGCTGAAGAAGAGGGGCACGAGCCGAACCCGCTGGGCTTCGTGCTGTCCGAGTTCATCCTGGTGCTGATCATCTTCGGCATCCTGCTCTTCCTGATCAGCAAGTTCGTGGTGCCGCGGTTCGAGAAGGCCTTCGACGCCCGCCGGGACGCGATCGAGGGCGGCATCGCGCGCGCCGAGCAGGCCCAGGCCGAAGCCGCCCGGCTGTTGGAGCAGTACAACGCCCAGCTGGCCGAGGCCCGCACCGAAGCCGCTCAGATTCGGGAGGGCGCCCGCGCCGAGGCGCAGCACATCGTCGAGGAGCTGCGCACCCAGGCACAGCAGGAATCGGCTCGGATCATCGCTCGCGGCGAGGAGCAGTTAGCAGCCCAGCGCGGCCAGGTGGTGCGTGAGCTGCGCGGCGAGATCGGCGTCCTGGCGATCGAGCTGTCGGAGAAGATCGTCGGTCAGCGCCTGTCTGACGACGCCGCGATCCGCGGCACCGTGGACGCGTTCCTGGCCGACATCGAGCGCCAGCAGGCAGGCGAGCAGCGATGA
- the atpB gene encoding F0F1 ATP synthase subunit A — MSHTGEVLTAAEGFHAPGPAEFFLPDFTGRHWDESGYQVLLTKASLLLVLGAVLAYLFLAMTSRRSAVVPSKGQYLGEQAYNFVRNGVAQDIIGAKHFRRYVPLLVSLFFFIVINNLFGIVPILAFSPFSRASFAYGLALLVWLIYNGVGVMEKGLVGYLKHTTVPSGVPGWILPLLIPLEFLSNILIRPVTLSLRLFANMFAGHLLLVLFSTGGAYLLITATGSPVLKPAGVLAFALGVAIGFLEIVVALLQAYVFTLLTAQYISGALASEH; from the coding sequence GTGAGCCACACCGGCGAAGTCCTGACAGCAGCTGAAGGATTCCACGCCCCTGGGCCGGCTGAGTTCTTCCTGCCTGATTTCACAGGCCGTCACTGGGACGAGTCCGGTTACCAGGTGCTGCTGACCAAGGCCTCGCTGCTGCTGGTGCTGGGCGCGGTGCTCGCCTACCTGTTCCTGGCGATGACCTCGCGGCGCAGCGCCGTGGTGCCGAGCAAGGGCCAGTACCTCGGCGAGCAGGCCTACAACTTCGTCCGCAACGGCGTCGCCCAGGACATCATCGGAGCCAAGCACTTCCGCCGCTACGTCCCGCTGCTGGTGTCGCTGTTCTTCTTCATCGTGATCAACAACCTGTTCGGCATCGTGCCGATTCTCGCCTTCTCGCCGTTCTCGCGGGCCAGCTTCGCCTACGGCCTGGCGCTGCTGGTCTGGCTGATCTACAACGGCGTCGGCGTCATGGAAAAGGGCCTTGTCGGCTACCTCAAGCACACCACGGTCCCCTCGGGGGTGCCCGGCTGGATCCTGCCGCTGCTGATCCCGCTGGAGTTCCTGTCCAACATCCTGATCCGGCCGGTGACGCTGTCGCTGCGTCTGTTCGCCAACATGTTCGCCGGGCACCTGCTGCTGGTGCTGTTCTCCACCGGCGGCGCCTACCTGCTGATCACCGCGACCGGCTCGCCGGTGCTCAAGCCGGCCGGCGTGCTGGCCTTCGCGCTCGGGGTGGCGATCGGCTTCCTCGAGATCGTGGTGGCCCTGCTGCAGGCCTACGTCTTCACCTTGTTGACCGCGCAGTACATCTCCGGGGCGCTGGCCTCCGAGCACTGA
- the atpE gene encoding ATP synthase F0 subunit C, with protein sequence MEGSLNMVGYGLAAIGPGIGIGLIFAAYINGTARQPEMQSRLQPIAILGFALAEALAIIGIALAFVI encoded by the coding sequence ATGGAAGGCTCGCTCAACATGGTCGGCTACGGCCTGGCGGCTATCGGCCCCGGCATCGGCATCGGTCTGATCTTCGCCGCCTACATCAACGGCACGGCGCGTCAGCCCGAGATGCAGAGCCGGCTGCAGCCGATCGCCATTCTCGGCTTCGCTCTCGCCGAGGCGCTGGCCATCATCGGTATCGCGCTCGCCTTCGTCATTTAG
- a CDS encoding F0F1 ATP synthase subunit gamma, whose product MGAQLRIYRRQIKSVQSTQKITKAMELIAASRIVKAQNRVNAARPYADELTRALAALGKDSSLKHPLLTRAENAKRTGILLVTSDRGLAGGYSANAIKKANELAASVRAEGKEPVIYVIGRKGVAFYRFRQIQLADSWTGFSEQPTFLDARGATEAVVSALLATSQGQSNDQAGIDELFMVYTRFESMVNQTPTAALVAPVQLSEAEQAVQDERDAEAKSSGSSSNPGPAYEFEPEPEELLTALLPRYVRARIFSALLESAASESAARRRAMKSASDNASDLIKVYTRLANQARQAEITQEISEIVGGADALAAAGSDY is encoded by the coding sequence ATGGGCGCCCAGCTCCGGATCTACCGGCGGCAGATCAAGTCGGTCCAGTCGACCCAGAAGATCACCAAGGCGATGGAGCTCATCGCCGCGTCACGCATCGTCAAGGCCCAGAACCGGGTCAACGCGGCCCGGCCCTACGCCGACGAGCTGACCCGGGCGCTGGCCGCCCTGGGCAAGGACTCCTCGCTCAAGCACCCGCTGCTGACCAGAGCCGAGAACGCCAAGCGCACCGGCATCCTGCTGGTGACCTCCGACCGCGGTCTGGCCGGCGGTTACAGCGCCAACGCGATCAAGAAGGCCAACGAGCTCGCGGCCTCCGTCCGGGCCGAGGGCAAGGAGCCGGTGATCTACGTCATCGGACGTAAGGGCGTCGCCTTCTACCGGTTCCGCCAGATCCAGCTCGCCGACAGCTGGACCGGGTTCTCCGAGCAGCCGACCTTCCTCGACGCCCGCGGCGCAACCGAGGCGGTGGTCTCGGCGCTGCTGGCCACCAGCCAGGGCCAGTCCAACGACCAGGCCGGCATCGACGAGCTGTTCATGGTTTATACCCGGTTCGAGTCGATGGTCAACCAGACCCCGACGGCGGCGCTGGTGGCCCCGGTCCAGCTCTCCGAGGCCGAGCAGGCCGTCCAGGACGAGCGGGATGCCGAGGCCAAGTCCTCAGGGTCCTCGAGCAACCCGGGGCCGGCGTATGAGTTCGAGCCCGAACCCGAGGAGCTGCTGACCGCCCTGCTGCCGCGCTACGTCCGCGCCCGGATCTTCTCCGCGCTGCTGGAGTCGGCGGCGTCGGAGTCGGCAGCGCGGCGACGGGCCATGAAGTCGGCCTCGGACAACGCCTCGGACCTCATCAAGGTCTACACCCGGCTGGCCAACCAAGCCCGCCAGGCTGAAATCACCCAGGAAATCAGTGAGATCGTCGGTGGCGCCGACGCCCTCGCGGCAGCAGGAAGTGACTACTGA